From one Xyrauchen texanus isolate HMW12.3.18 chromosome 17, RBS_HiC_50CHRs, whole genome shotgun sequence genomic stretch:
- the cpvl gene encoding probable serine carboxypeptidase CPVL — protein MLKETLRLLFLWAVLESVSSRGCSSFFCRRSHRVMSGSDGPDPGAPLLLTPYLEKGKIEEAKKLSLVGPLSGANVKSYSGYLTVNKTYNSNLFFWFFPAQERPETAPVLLWLQGGPGGTSMFGLFVEHGPYFVHKNLTLGYRDFPWTSRYSVLYIDNPVGTGWSFTEDDRGFAQNQDDVGRDLYSALTQFFQIFSEYQPNPFYATGESYAGKYVPAIGYYIHKNNPSAKVKINFKGVAIGDGLCDPELMLGGYSDFLYQTGLVDELQRQYVKMQTDAGVKLIQEQRWVEAFEVFDSLLNGDVVPYPSFYQNATGCTNYFNYMQCQEPPDQEYFSAFVTLPDVRRSIHVGNLTFNDGSEVEKHLLQDVMKSIKPWLGVLMDNYRVLIYSGQLDVIVAAPLTERFLPTVSWSKADEYKNAERFPWKVQPSDSEVAGYVRQVGEFFQVIVRGGGHILPYDQPERSFDMIDRFLSTDGFSST, from the exons ATGCTGAAGGAAACGCTGAGGCTGCTGTTTCTCTGGGCTGTGCTGGAGTCGGTCAGCTCCCGCGGCTGTTCCTCATTCTTCTGTCGGAGGTCACACCGTGTAATGAGCGGTTCAGATGGTCCTGATCCGGGCGCACCTCTGCTGCTCACCCCCTATCTGGAGAAAGGCAAGATAGAAGAAG CCAAAAAACTGAGTTTGGTCGGTCCCCTCTCTGGTGCCAATGTCAAGAGTTACTCGGGATACCTCACTGTGAACAAGACCTACAATAGTAACCTTTTCTTCTGGTTCTTCCCTGCACAG GAGAGACCAGAGACTGCTCCAGTGCTGCTATGGCTGCAGGGAGGACCTGGGGGCACATCCATGTTTGGCTTGTTTGTGGAGCATGGCCCATATTTTGTGCATAAGAACCTCACGT TGGGCTATAGGGATTTCCCTTGGACATCACGGTACTCAGTTTTGTACATTGACAACCCG GTTGGCACAGGGTGGAGTTTCACTGAGGATGACCGAGGATTTGCCCAAAACCAGGATGATGTGGGCAGAGACCTGTACAG TGCTCTGACTCAATTCTTTCAGATCTTCAGTGAGTATCAGCCTAATCCATTCTACGCCACGGGTGAG TCTTATGCAGGAAAGTATGTTCCAGCAATTGGCTACTACATCCACAAAAATAATCCCTCTGCCAAAGTGAAGATCAACTTTAAAGGAGTGGCTATTGGAGATGGTCTGTGTGACCCTGAGCTG ATGCTGGGAGGATATTCAGATTTCCTTTATCAGACCGGCCTTGTAGATGAACTGCAGAGGCAGTATGTGAAGATGCAGACAGATGCAGGAGTCAAACTCATACAGGAGCAGAGATGGGTGGAAGCATTTGAG GTGTTTGACAGCTTACTGAATGGTGATGTTGTTCCTTATCCCTCCTTCTACCAAAATGCCACTGGTTGCACAAACTATTTCAACTACATGCAATGTCAG GAACCTCCTGATCAGGAGTATTTTTCTGCATTTGTAACACTACCAGACGTTCGACGTTCCATCCATGTTGGGAATCTGACATTCAATGATGGCTCTGAGGTTGAGAAGCATCTGCTTCAGGATGTCATGAAGTCCATCAAGCCCTGGTTGGGTGTTCTCATGGACAACTATAGG GTGTTGATATACAGTGGGCAGCTGGATGTCATTGTTGCAGCCCCTCTGACGGAGCGCTTCCTGCCCACTGTGAGCTGGTCTAAAGCAGACGAGTATAAAAATGCAGAGCGCTTCCCCTGGAAGGTCCAGCCCAGTGATTCTGAAGTTGCAGGTTATGTACGGCAAGTGGGAGAGTTCTTTCAG GTCATTGTCAGGGGAGGTGGGCACATTTTGCCTTATGACCAACCAGAGAGATCATTCGACATGATTGATAGATTCCTTTCCACAGATGGATTCTCATCAACCTGA